Proteins from a genomic interval of Lelliottia amnigena:
- the uspG_2 gene encoding UspA domain-containing protein, whose amino-acid sequence MYKKILMPVDVFEMDLSDKAVRHAEFLARTDNATITLLNILPNSSRSLLRGFNSDIKKFETFMVSESEKKMNALKRLFAVAPENIYTEVRFGNVRDEIIAMSTKEEYDVIVIGSKTPGLSTHLLGSNAESVIRYAKIPVLVVR is encoded by the coding sequence ATGTACAAGAAAATACTGATGCCTGTTGATGTATTTGAAATGGATTTAAGTGATAAGGCGGTACGCCATGCAGAATTCCTGGCAAGAACCGATAATGCAACCATCACGCTGCTGAACATCCTGCCGAACAGCAGCCGCTCGTTACTGCGAGGATTCAACTCTGACATCAAAAAATTCGAGACATTTATGGTGTCTGAATCAGAGAAAAAGATGAATGCATTAAAACGTTTATTTGCTGTCGCGCCTGAGAATATTTATACCGAAGTGCGTTTTGGCAACGTGCGGGACGAAATTATCGCGATGAGTACAAAGGAGGAGTACGACGTTATTGTGATTGGGTCTAAAACGCCAGGGCTGTCAACGCATCTGCTGGGGTCGAATGCGGAATCGGTGATCCGCTATGCTAAAATTCCGGTATTAGTGGTGCGTTAA
- the gutB gene encoding dehydrogenase yields the protein MKSIVIQKPNELVIEERPLPAPAAGDVRVKIKLAGICGSDSHIYRGHNPFAKYPRVIGHEFFGVIDAVGEGVDASRLGQRVSVDPVISCGHCYPCSVGKPNVCTSLVVLGVHRDGGFSEYAVVPAKNAWHIPDAIEDKHAVMVEPFTIAANVTGHAQPTEHDVALIYGAGPMGLVTVQALKGVYRVKLVIVVDRIEERLTMAQRSGADWVINNAEQSLLAVLDEKGIKPTLIIDAACHPSILQEAITLASPAARIVLMGFSSEPSQIVQEGITGKELSIFSTRLNANKFPVVIDWLEKGLIDPEKLVTHTFDYHHVTDAIELFEKDQRQCCKVLLTFGSITTNADKWYASYLFRDSHDDSNTTSTSKNDIRSGESSRVRLARNCTGVYGFPALFTGSRTGLP from the coding sequence ATGAAAAGCATCGTCATTCAAAAACCGAATGAGCTGGTGATTGAGGAACGTCCGTTACCGGCTCCTGCAGCAGGCGACGTGCGCGTCAAAATCAAACTCGCCGGTATCTGCGGCTCCGATAGCCATATTTATCGCGGCCATAATCCATTTGCAAAATATCCACGCGTGATCGGCCATGAGTTTTTCGGCGTGATCGACGCGGTGGGCGAAGGTGTCGATGCGTCGCGCCTCGGTCAGCGTGTATCCGTTGATCCGGTTATTAGCTGCGGGCATTGCTATCCGTGTTCAGTCGGCAAGCCAAACGTCTGCACTTCGCTGGTGGTATTGGGGGTGCATCGCGATGGAGGATTCAGCGAGTACGCTGTCGTGCCTGCGAAAAATGCGTGGCACATTCCCGATGCGATTGAAGATAAACACGCGGTGATGGTCGAGCCTTTTACTATCGCGGCCAATGTCACCGGGCATGCACAGCCCACTGAGCACGATGTGGCTCTGATTTACGGCGCAGGCCCGATGGGGCTGGTCACCGTACAGGCGTTGAAAGGCGTCTATCGCGTGAAGCTGGTGATTGTCGTTGATCGTATTGAAGAACGTCTGACGATGGCGCAGCGCAGCGGGGCTGACTGGGTCATTAATAATGCTGAGCAGTCGCTTCTGGCGGTGCTCGACGAGAAAGGCATTAAACCGACCTTAATCATCGATGCCGCGTGCCATCCTTCGATTCTGCAGGAGGCGATTACCCTGGCTTCACCGGCTGCGCGAATTGTTCTGATGGGCTTCTCCAGCGAACCGAGCCAAATTGTGCAGGAAGGCATCACCGGCAAAGAGCTGTCGATCTTTTCTACACGCCTGAACGCCAACAAATTCCCGGTCGTTATCGACTGGCTGGAAAAAGGACTGATCGATCCAGAAAAACTGGTTACCCATACCTTTGACTATCACCACGTAACAGACGCAATCGAACTGTTTGAGAAAGACCAGCGGCAGTGCTGCAAAGTCTTGCTCACGTTCGGGTCAATAACAACAAACGCGGATAAGTGGTACGCATCTTACCTTTTTAGAGATAGCCATGATGATTCAAACACAACTTCAACCTCAAAGAACGACATCCGATCTGGTGAAAGCAGCCGTGTCCGGCTGGCTCGGAACTGCACTGGAGTTTATGGATTTCCAGCTCTATTCACTGGGAGCCGCACTGGTCTTCCATGA
- the ydfZ gene encoding selenium-binding protein YdfZ, which yields MMTYDRNRNAITTGSRVMINGTGRTGKITAIHTDGLTPAQVRRGKTVEVEGCEGKFEPVELIRLGMH from the coding sequence ATGATGACCTATGACCGTAACCGTAATGCTATTACGACGGGCAGTCGCGTGATGATTAATGGCACGGGCCGCACGGGGAAAATTACCGCGATCCATACGGATGGACTTACCCCAGCACAAGTACGCCGCGGCAAAACGGTGGAAGTAGAAGGATGTGAAGGTAAATTTGAACCGGTCGAATTGATTCGCCTGGGGATGCACTGA
- the proP_4 gene encoding major facilitator superfamily metabolite/H(+) symporter: protein MDFQLYSLGAALVFHEIFFPEQSAAMALILAMGTYGAGYIARIVGAFIFGKMGDSIGRKRVLFITITMMGICTTLIGVLPTYAQIGIFAPILLVTLRIIQGLGAGAEISGAGTMLAEYAPKGKRGIISSLVAMGTNCGTLSATAIWAVMFFALDREELVAWGWRIPFLASVVVMIFAIWLRMNLKESPVFEKVNDAQTGPAVTAEDISLGAMFKSKSFWLATGLRFGQAGNSGLIQTFLAGYLVQTLLFNKSIPTDALMISSILGFISIPLLGWLSDKVGRRLPYILLNISAIILAYPMLSIIVDKSYSPSVIMMSIIVIHNFAVLGLFALENITMAEMFGSRNRFTRMAISKEAGGLVAVGFGPVLAGIFCNMTGSWWPIVAMMIAYSVVGLISAILMPEVRDRDLSLAEDAAELPRNTSVGYGAVSSRR, encoded by the coding sequence ATGGATTTCCAGCTCTATTCACTGGGAGCCGCACTGGTCTTCCATGAAATCTTTTTCCCTGAACAATCCGCCGCCATGGCGTTAATTCTGGCGATGGGCACCTACGGCGCGGGCTATATTGCGCGTATCGTTGGCGCGTTCATTTTCGGCAAAATGGGCGACAGCATTGGCCGTAAAAGGGTGCTGTTTATCACGATCACGATGATGGGGATCTGCACCACGCTTATCGGCGTGTTACCGACCTACGCGCAAATTGGCATTTTTGCGCCGATCCTGCTGGTGACGTTACGCATCATTCAGGGGCTTGGGGCAGGCGCAGAAATCTCTGGTGCAGGCACTATGCTGGCTGAATATGCTCCGAAAGGGAAACGAGGCATTATCTCGTCGCTGGTGGCAATGGGGACCAACTGCGGCACCTTGAGCGCGACGGCAATCTGGGCGGTAATGTTCTTCGCGTTAGATCGTGAAGAGCTGGTCGCATGGGGATGGCGTATTCCGTTCCTCGCAAGCGTGGTGGTGATGATCTTCGCTATCTGGCTGCGAATGAATTTGAAAGAGAGTCCGGTGTTTGAGAAAGTGAACGACGCGCAAACGGGACCGGCCGTAACAGCTGAAGATATCTCACTCGGGGCGATGTTCAAAAGTAAATCATTCTGGCTTGCCACCGGCTTGCGTTTTGGTCAGGCGGGCAACTCCGGTCTGATCCAGACCTTCCTGGCGGGCTATCTGGTTCAAACGCTGCTGTTTAATAAAAGCATCCCAACCGATGCATTAATGATCAGCTCCATTCTTGGGTTTATCTCCATTCCGCTGCTGGGCTGGCTATCCGATAAGGTAGGTCGCCGGTTGCCTTATATTCTCCTCAACATCTCAGCCATTATTCTGGCGTACCCGATGTTGTCGATTATTGTGGACAAGAGTTACAGCCCGAGCGTGATTATGATGTCCATTATCGTGATTCATAACTTCGCGGTACTGGGGTTGTTCGCCCTCGAAAATATCACCATGGCCGAAATGTTTGGCTCACGTAATCGCTTCACTCGGATGGCGATTTCAAAAGAAGCGGGCGGATTGGTCGCTGTAGGTTTCGGTCCAGTGCTGGCGGGCATCTTCTGTAACATGACGGGTTCATGGTGGCCTATCGTGGCGATGATGATTGCCTATTCAGTTGTAGGGTTGATTTCCGCCATTCTGATGCCCGAAGTACGTGATCGTGATTTGAGTCTGGCCGAGGATGCTGCTGAATTACCACGCAATACGTCGGTAGGGTATGGAGCGGTGTCATCTCGTCGTTAA
- the por_1 gene encoding fructuronate reductase — protein sequence MENPLLKANATLPQYNRDSLNARIVHLGFGAFHRAHQAVFADILAADHGSDWGYCEVNLIGGEQQIADLTAQDNLYTVAEMSADAWTARVVGVVKKALHAQVDGLETVLDAMCEPQVAIVSLTITEKGYCHAPATGQLMLDHPLIAADLQNPHQPKSAPGVVVEALARRKALGLPAFSVMSCDNMPENGHVMRNVTCAYARAVDADLADWIDANVTFPSTMVDRIVPAVTAETLVKIEHITGVRDPAGVACEPFRQWVVEDNFVAGRPQWEKAGAELVADVVPFEEMKLRMLNGSHSFLAYLGYLAGYQHINDCMEDENYRHAAHALMLNEQAPTLKVKGVDLGRYADLLIARYSNPALRHRTWQIAMDGSQKLPQRMLDSVRWHLVNQRSFPLLALGIAGWMRYVGGIDERGNAIEVCDPLLSVIQSAVNGSAEGENRVQALLGIEAIFGNELPLEKTFVDAVMKAYLTLVEKGAQATVAQYAAAM from the coding sequence ATGGAAAACCCGTTATTAAAGGCCAACGCCACGCTCCCACAGTACAATCGCGACAGTCTGAACGCACGGATTGTACACCTTGGGTTCGGCGCATTTCATCGCGCGCACCAGGCGGTTTTTGCCGATATTCTGGCAGCAGATCATGGCAGTGACTGGGGTTACTGCGAAGTCAACCTGATTGGCGGAGAGCAGCAGATTGCCGATCTCACTGCTCAGGATAATCTTTATACCGTGGCGGAAATGTCTGCTGATGCCTGGACCGCACGCGTGGTGGGTGTCGTGAAAAAGGCGCTTCATGCTCAGGTTGACGGCCTGGAAACCGTGCTAGACGCGATGTGTGAGCCGCAGGTGGCCATTGTTTCTCTCACCATTACGGAGAAAGGCTATTGTCATGCGCCTGCGACCGGGCAATTGATGCTCGATCACCCGTTAATCGCCGCAGACCTGCAAAACCCGCATCAGCCAAAATCAGCGCCGGGCGTGGTAGTTGAGGCACTGGCGCGTCGTAAAGCGCTGGGGTTACCGGCTTTCAGCGTGATGTCCTGCGATAACATGCCGGAAAACGGCCATGTGATGCGCAATGTGACCTGCGCGTATGCGCGCGCGGTGGATGCCGACCTGGCAGACTGGATTGACGCTAACGTGACGTTCCCGTCCACGATGGTTGACCGCATTGTTCCCGCGGTCACGGCTGAAACGCTCGTGAAAATTGAGCACATCACAGGCGTGCGTGACCCTGCCGGTGTGGCCTGCGAGCCGTTTCGCCAGTGGGTGGTTGAAGACAATTTCGTTGCCGGTCGTCCGCAATGGGAAAAAGCCGGCGCTGAACTGGTGGCTGATGTGGTGCCGTTCGAAGAGATGAAGCTGCGTATGCTGAATGGCAGCCACTCTTTCCTGGCCTATTTGGGTTATCTGGCGGGATACCAGCACATTAATGACTGCATGGAAGACGAAAATTATCGTCACGCCGCACACGCGCTGATGTTAAACGAGCAGGCTCCGACGCTGAAAGTGAAAGGTGTCGATTTAGGGCGTTATGCCGATCTGCTGATTGCGCGCTACAGTAACCCGGCGCTGCGCCACCGTACCTGGCAAATCGCGATGGATGGCAGCCAAAAACTCCCGCAGCGTATGCTGGACTCTGTGCGCTGGCATCTTGTGAATCAGCGTAGCTTCCCGCTGTTGGCGTTGGGGATTGCGGGCTGGATGCGTTATGTGGGCGGTATTGATGAGCGTGGAAATGCAATTGAAGTCTGCGATCCTTTACTGTCCGTGATTCAGAGCGCGGTTAACGGGAGTGCCGAAGGGGAAAACCGCGTACAGGCTTTGCTCGGCATTGAGGCGATTTTTGGTAACGAGTTACCGCTGGAGAAAACGTTTGTGGACGCGGTGATGAAAGCGTATCTGACGTTAGTGGAGAAGGGCGCTCAAGCGACTGTCGCGCAGTACGCTGCGGCAATGTAA
- the yjjL gene encoding major facilitator family transporter, translating to MTTETISTERLTKPARIKKIQTLTLVLLFLAGIVNFLDRSSLSVAGEAIRGDMGLSATEFGFLLSAFSLSYGLAQLPSGILLDRYGPRLVLGAGVIFWSLMQALTGMVNSFSHFILLRIGLGIGEAPFMPAGVKSITDWYVQKERGTALGIFNSSTVLGQAIAPPILVTMQILWGWRAMFVIIGCLGVMVGVCWYAWYRNRAQFAFQPEEREYLSAPVKPRPTLRFSEWSALFKRRTTWGMILGFSGVNYTGWLYIAWLPGYLQAQQGFSLAKTGWVSAIPFLAAAIGMWVNGLLVDALAKKGYDLAKTRKTAIVVGLILSALGTLLVVQSSSPAEAVIFISLALFCVHFAGTSAWGLVQVMVSESKVASVAAIQNFGSFVFASFAPVVTGWIVDKTHSFNLALVVAACVTFVGAMCYLFIVKHRID from the coding sequence ATGACAACTGAAACAATCAGTACAGAACGTTTAACCAAGCCTGCGCGGATTAAAAAAATCCAGACCCTCACTCTGGTGCTGTTATTCCTGGCAGGGATTGTCAATTTTTTGGACCGCTCCTCACTGAGCGTGGCCGGTGAAGCCATTCGCGGCGACATGGGGCTGTCGGCAACAGAATTTGGCTTTTTGCTTTCCGCATTTTCACTTTCGTACGGACTGGCGCAACTGCCTTCCGGCATATTGCTCGATCGCTACGGCCCACGACTGGTGTTAGGCGCAGGCGTGATCTTCTGGTCATTGATGCAGGCCCTGACGGGCATGGTGAACTCCTTTAGCCATTTTATCCTGCTGCGCATTGGCTTAGGTATTGGCGAAGCGCCCTTTATGCCTGCCGGTGTGAAATCTATCACCGACTGGTATGTGCAAAAAGAGCGGGGGACAGCGCTGGGGATTTTTAACTCCTCGACTGTCCTGGGTCAGGCAATTGCGCCACCGATCCTGGTAACAATGCAAATCCTGTGGGGCTGGCGGGCCATGTTCGTGATTATCGGCTGCCTGGGTGTGATGGTCGGCGTTTGCTGGTATGCCTGGTATCGCAACCGCGCGCAGTTCGCTTTCCAGCCGGAAGAACGCGAATATCTTTCCGCGCCGGTAAAACCGCGCCCAACGTTACGCTTTAGCGAGTGGAGTGCGTTGTTCAAACGCCGCACCACCTGGGGAATGATTTTAGGGTTCTCTGGCGTGAACTACACCGGCTGGTTGTATATCGCCTGGCTACCCGGCTATTTGCAGGCACAGCAGGGCTTTAGCCTTGCGAAGACCGGCTGGGTCTCGGCGATCCCGTTCCTGGCCGCCGCCATCGGGATGTGGGTTAACGGGCTGTTGGTCGATGCGCTCGCCAAAAAAGGCTATGACCTCGCCAAAACGCGCAAAACGGCGATTGTAGTGGGGTTGATCCTGTCTGCGTTAGGCACTTTGCTGGTCGTGCAATCGTCGTCCCCGGCGGAAGCGGTCATCTTCATTTCCTTAGCGCTATTTTGCGTCCACTTCGCCGGAACCTCAGCGTGGGGCCTGGTGCAGGTGATGGTCTCTGAAAGTAAAGTCGCCTCCGTTGCCGCCATTCAGAACTTCGGCAGCTTTGTTTTTGCCTCGTTCGCCCCAGTCGTGACCGGCTGGATCGTAGATAAAACGCACTCCTTTAATCTCGCCCTGGTTGTCGCGGCCTGCGTCACCTTTGTTGGAGCAATGTGTTATCTCTTTATTGTCAAACACAGAATTGATTAA
- the ydfH gene encoding GntR family transcriptional regulator produces the protein MAAESQLNPTQPVNQQIYRILRRDIVQCLIPPGTPLSEKEVSVRFDVSRQPVREAFIKLAENGLIQIRPQRGSYVNKISLSQVRNGCFVRQAIECAVARRAASLVDDHQCYLLEQNLHQQRIAIERKQLNDFFQLDDEFHQKLAQIADCQLAWDTIENIKATIDRVRYMSLDHVSPPEMLLRQHHDIFTALEKRDGDSVEKAMTLHLQEIGESVQLIRMENSDWFTED, from the coding sequence ATGGCCGCTGAATCACAACTGAATCCCACCCAACCTGTTAATCAGCAAATTTATCGCATTTTACGTCGCGACATCGTCCAGTGCCTGATCCCACCAGGTACGCCACTTTCTGAAAAAGAGGTGTCGGTGCGTTTTGACGTGTCTCGCCAGCCGGTGCGTGAAGCGTTTATTAAACTCGCTGAAAACGGTCTGATCCAAATCCGCCCGCAGCGTGGCAGCTATGTGAATAAAATTTCGCTCTCGCAGGTGCGTAACGGCTGTTTCGTTCGACAAGCGATTGAGTGCGCGGTGGCGCGTCGTGCAGCCTCGCTGGTGGACGATCATCAATGCTATTTGCTGGAGCAAAATCTTCATCAGCAGCGTATTGCCATTGAGCGTAAACAGCTCAACGACTTCTTCCAGCTAGACGATGAATTTCATCAGAAGTTAGCGCAGATCGCGGATTGCCAGCTGGCGTGGGACACCATCGAAAATATCAAAGCGACCATTGACCGCGTGCGTTACATGAGCCTGGATCATGTTTCACCGCCGGAAATGCTGTTGCGTCAGCATCACGATATTTTCACTGCACTGGAAAAGCGCGATGGCGATAGCGTTGAAAAAGCGATGACGCTGCATTTGCAGGAAATCGGAGAGTCCGTACAGTTAATTCGCATGGAAAATAGCGACTGGTTCACCGAAGATTAA